One genomic segment of Natrialbaceae archaeon AArc-T1-2 includes these proteins:
- a CDS encoding sulfurtransferase TusA family protein, which translates to MSTEYDVTETLDVKGQSCPMPVVKTKQAIDDLAEGDVLEVVATDSGSMSDIDGWAAGTDGVDLLEQVEGDGVYKHYVQKTD; encoded by the coding sequence ATGAGCACGGAATACGACGTTACGGAGACACTCGACGTGAAAGGACAGTCCTGCCCGATGCCGGTCGTCAAGACGAAACAGGCGATCGACGACCTAGCAGAGGGTGACGTCCTCGAGGTGGTGGCGACGGATTCGGGGAGCATGAGCGACATCGACGGCTGGGCAGCGGGCACCGACGGCGTCGATCTCCTCGAGCAGGTCGAGGGCGACGGCGTCTACAAACACTACGTACAGAAGACTGACTGA
- a CDS encoding PGF-CTERM sorting domain-containing protein, which yields MLDQPLTARIPTAIALGVLVCGLVTAVAVAGVVLAGPPPTDDSTTVGTHSSDASVVFQTEREDQSEEPIEPEYVEPVPEEDDPYYEAAARDGSWVSYVNPRDEYRDPYLGDGSGKLCVTLLNEDGDVIVGESVPNTTVTVPTGDSLAWHTSADPFTVEYPLTDHHVRPLDADQFGTTPDLPQGDGYMDSHCIEWHGLPEDETVSYGEVEIDGEYEEYIDVVGYHQQAHDSWDSDVDPIEDAVSYEEAGGGWTYRTDGSHGQAVVVLQLDPPTDASDDAGTDDDAGDDDTADGEDDERADHDVATGTASTDDTSPDAGDDEVPGLGVLAALVALAVALVCARR from the coding sequence ATGCTCGATCAACCGCTTACAGCTAGAATCCCCACTGCGATCGCCCTCGGAGTACTCGTCTGTGGTCTCGTTACCGCAGTCGCCGTCGCAGGCGTCGTCCTCGCCGGTCCACCGCCTACTGACGATTCCACGACCGTCGGCACCCACTCGTCCGACGCCAGCGTTGTCTTCCAGACCGAACGCGAAGACCAGTCCGAGGAACCGATCGAACCCGAGTACGTCGAACCGGTGCCCGAAGAAGACGACCCCTACTACGAAGCGGCCGCACGCGACGGCAGCTGGGTCAGTTACGTCAACCCCCGTGACGAGTACCGGGATCCGTATCTCGGCGACGGCTCCGGGAAGCTCTGTGTCACGCTGCTCAACGAAGACGGCGACGTGATCGTCGGCGAGAGCGTGCCCAACACGACCGTTACGGTACCGACCGGCGACTCGCTCGCCTGGCATACCTCGGCCGATCCCTTCACCGTCGAGTATCCGCTCACGGACCACCACGTCCGCCCGCTCGATGCCGACCAGTTCGGGACTACCCCGGATCTACCACAGGGTGACGGCTACATGGACAGTCATTGCATCGAGTGGCACGGTCTCCCCGAGGACGAAACCGTCTCCTACGGCGAGGTCGAGATCGACGGCGAGTACGAGGAGTACATCGACGTCGTCGGCTACCACCAGCAGGCACACGATTCCTGGGACAGCGACGTCGATCCGATCGAGGACGCCGTCTCCTACGAGGAGGCAGGTGGTGGCTGGACGTACCGAACCGACGGCTCGCACGGCCAGGCGGTCGTCGTCCTCCAGCTCGATCCGCCGACCGACGCCTCCGACGACGCCGGGACGGACGATGACGCAGGCGACGACGACACAGCTGACGGAGAAGACGACGAACGTGCCGACCACGACGTCGCCACAGGCACCGCGAGCACCGACGATACGTCCCCGGACGCAGGCGACGACGAGGTTCCCGGGCTTGGCGTTCTCGCTGCGCTCGTTGCACTCGCCGTCGCTCTCGTTTGCGCGCGTCGCTGA
- a CDS encoding tubulin/FtsZ family protein, whose amino-acid sequence MKVSLVGVGQAGGKITERLARFDAERGFDAVQGALAVNSATADLQSLSVAETLLVGQDRVNGHGVGGDNELGAEVMDADVDSVVDAFDRQMSSRTEAIWIVAGLGGGTGSGGAPVLASTLERIYDVPVYALGILPGRNEGSLYQANAGRSLKTLVREADSTLLIDNDAWHEQGESIEGAFETINDRIARRVGLLFASGEVFDRGGGGLTGRGSSDRGAIAAESVVDSSEVINTLRNGGVSALGYASELAAEDSAENVHTVVTVARQALLTGTSLPDATDAEAALLVVIGDPDRIPRKGVERARRWLEDETESMQVRGGDFPLESDRLAALVLLGGAERSERLESFLERARKAQTEEEQTSEADPAAAFANDDLEDLF is encoded by the coding sequence ATGAAAGTATCTCTCGTCGGCGTCGGCCAGGCGGGTGGGAAGATCACCGAACGGCTCGCCAGGTTCGACGCGGAACGGGGATTCGACGCGGTGCAGGGTGCCCTCGCAGTGAACTCCGCGACGGCCGACCTCCAGTCGCTGTCGGTCGCTGAGACCCTCCTCGTCGGACAGGATCGCGTCAACGGCCACGGCGTCGGTGGCGACAACGAGCTCGGAGCCGAGGTGATGGACGCCGACGTCGACAGCGTCGTCGACGCGTTCGACCGACAGATGTCCTCGCGGACGGAAGCGATCTGGATCGTCGCCGGACTCGGCGGCGGGACGGGCTCCGGCGGCGCACCGGTACTCGCCTCGACGCTCGAGCGCATCTACGACGTCCCCGTCTACGCGCTCGGGATCCTCCCCGGCCGCAACGAGGGGTCGCTGTACCAGGCCAACGCCGGTCGCTCGCTGAAGACCCTCGTCCGGGAGGCCGACTCGACGCTGCTGATCGACAACGACGCCTGGCACGAACAAGGCGAGAGCATCGAGGGTGCCTTCGAGACGATCAACGACCGGATCGCCAGACGCGTCGGCCTCCTGTTTGCCTCGGGCGAGGTCTTCGACCGCGGGGGTGGCGGACTGACCGGACGTGGCTCGAGCGATCGCGGTGCCATCGCGGCCGAGAGCGTCGTCGACTCGAGCGAGGTCATCAACACGCTTCGCAACGGCGGCGTCTCCGCGCTCGGCTACGCGAGCGAACTCGCCGCCGAAGACAGCGCGGAGAACGTCCACACCGTCGTGACCGTCGCCAGGCAGGCGCTTCTGACCGGCACCAGCCTTCCCGACGCGACCGACGCCGAGGCGGCACTGCTCGTCGTTATCGGCGACCCCGACCGGATTCCCCGCAAGGGCGTCGAACGCGCCCGTCGCTGGCTCGAGGACGAAACCGAGAGCATGCAGGTCCGAGGCGGTGACTTCCCACTCGAGAGTGACCGTCTCGCCGCCCTGGTCTTGCTCGGCGGTGCCGAACGCTCCGAGCGACTCGAGTCGTTTCTGGAGCGAGCACGAAAGGCACAGACCGAAGAGGAGCAGACGTCGGAGGCAGACCCTGCTGCGGCGTTTGCGAACGACGATCTCGAGGATCTGTTCTAG
- a CDS encoding DUF5791 family protein, giving the protein MFYEQRLSAPETPTALQTEYTEKLAAILEGIDLETAAAETGIDRDRLEALLEDESPDLELEEVAEIQALADGEPDAETIVEMACDNLLLGMTTAVLDVEAVAADLELDLDPKEVQQKIERRAPMSFEEFVHIQHVIASATP; this is encoded by the coding sequence ATGTTCTACGAACAGCGCCTGTCGGCTCCGGAAACGCCGACAGCGTTGCAGACGGAGTATACGGAGAAGCTCGCGGCTATCCTCGAGGGGATCGACCTCGAGACCGCCGCTGCAGAGACCGGGATCGACCGGGACCGACTCGAGGCGCTGCTCGAGGACGAGTCACCCGACCTCGAGCTCGAGGAGGTCGCCGAGATACAGGCACTCGCAGACGGCGAGCCGGATGCGGAGACGATCGTCGAGATGGCGTGTGACAACCTCCTGCTCGGGATGACCACCGCGGTGCTCGACGTCGAGGCGGTCGCGGCCGACCTCGAGCTCGATCTCGATCCGAAGGAGGTCCAACAGAAGATCGAACGCCGTGCACCGATGTCGTTCGAGGAGTTCGTTCACATTCAGCACGTGATCGCAAGCGCCACGCCGTGA
- a CDS encoding nascent polypeptide-associated complex protein, translating into MFGGGGGGLNPRKMEQMMQQMGIDVDELDAEEVIIRTEDAELYFGDPEVTKMDARGQETYQVIGSPEERERGAGEAETDAGPDIPDDDVEIVAMRADVDEETAREALEANDGDLAAAVEALE; encoded by the coding sequence ATGTTTGGAGGAGGCGGCGGCGGACTCAATCCGCGCAAGATGGAACAGATGATGCAACAGATGGGCATCGACGTCGACGAACTCGACGCCGAGGAGGTCATCATCCGCACCGAGGACGCCGAACTCTACTTCGGCGATCCCGAGGTCACCAAGATGGACGCCCGCGGACAGGAGACCTACCAGGTCATCGGTTCGCCCGAGGAACGCGAACGCGGCGCAGGCGAGGCCGAGACGGACGCCGGCCCCGACATCCCCGACGACGACGTCGAGATCGTCGCCATGCGGGCGGACGTCGACGAGGAGACGGCACGCGAGGCGCTCGAGGCAAACGACGGCGACCTCGCGGCGGCCGTCGAAGCACTCGAGTAA
- a CDS encoding methyltransferase domain-containing protein — translation MQRVLLVREDREHLVEPGEEFGTDLGVLEVPPDPEPGQTLETHLGEQFRVRRLRGPDLFHHFERTGAPMVPRDVGLVIGETGVAMGDRVLDAGTGTGVLAASMARAGADVTTYERDPEFAAVARENMTLAGIDDAVEVRTGDVTDDLETLSEHEPFDVVTLDTADAPDVVAHTPGLLVDGGFLAVYSPFVEDSREVVAAAREADLVDVRTRETIQREMDFDDRGSRPSTAPVGHTGYLTIARNE, via the coding sequence GTGCAACGCGTCCTGCTCGTTCGCGAGGATCGCGAGCACCTCGTCGAACCCGGCGAGGAGTTCGGCACCGACCTCGGCGTCCTCGAGGTGCCCCCCGATCCCGAACCCGGCCAGACGCTCGAAACCCACCTGGGTGAGCAGTTCCGGGTGCGCCGACTGCGCGGTCCGGATCTCTTTCATCACTTCGAACGGACGGGTGCGCCGATGGTGCCCCGCGACGTCGGCCTCGTGATCGGCGAAACCGGCGTCGCGATGGGCGATCGGGTGCTCGACGCCGGCACCGGGACGGGCGTGCTCGCGGCGTCGATGGCCCGCGCCGGCGCCGACGTCACGACCTACGAACGCGACCCCGAGTTTGCGGCCGTCGCGCGCGAAAACATGACGCTTGCAGGCATCGACGACGCCGTCGAGGTCCGAACCGGCGACGTCACCGACGACCTCGAGACCCTTTCCGAACACGAGCCGTTCGACGTGGTGACGTTGGATACGGCCGACGCGCCCGATGTGGTCGCCCACACGCCGGGACTGCTCGTCGACGGCGGCTTTCTCGCGGTCTACAGCCCGTTCGTCGAGGACAGCCGCGAGGTCGTCGCAGCGGCCCGTGAGGCCGACCTGGTGGACGTTCGGACCCGCGAGACGATTCAACGCGAGATGGACTTCGACGATCGAGGCTCGCGGCCGTCGACGGCCCCCGTCGGTCACACGGGCTATCTGACGATCGCGCGCAACGAGTGA
- a CDS encoding cupin domain-containing protein, whose amino-acid sequence MERVSLDDLDPAEAMDGVHLAMMAGGESMNIQHVAVEPGAVIDEHSHPHEQTGFLYEGELTFLVDGEEIVVGPGDSYAIPGDCPHAAENRGEETVRGIDIFSPPRENPSWQD is encoded by the coding sequence ATGGAACGTGTCTCACTCGATGACCTCGATCCTGCAGAAGCCATGGACGGCGTCCACCTGGCGATGATGGCCGGCGGCGAATCGATGAACATTCAACACGTGGCGGTCGAACCCGGCGCGGTCATCGACGAACACAGCCACCCACACGAGCAGACGGGCTTTCTCTACGAGGGCGAGTTGACGTTTCTGGTCGACGGCGAGGAGATCGTCGTCGGTCCGGGCGACTCCTACGCGATTCCCGGCGACTGCCCCCACGCCGCTGAAAACCGCGGCGAGGAGACGGTCCGCGGTATCGATATTTTCAGCCCGCCGCGGGAGAATCCGAGCTGGCAGGACTAG
- a CDS encoding adenylosuccinate synthase, whose protein sequence is MTVTIVGSQLGDEGKGGVVDIYGDAADVVVRYQGGDNAGHTVVHDGEKYKLSLVPSGAVRDKVGVLGNGCVVNPETLFEEIDTLRDRGLEPDVRVAERAHTIFPYHRVLDGIEEDEKDDLAAGTTKRGIGPTYEDKAGRRGVRIGDLLDPDTLRERLEYVVPQKRALAEDVFGAETGEAFDVDHLFETYREYGKRLAEEEMTVDCGTYLAERIDAGDEVMLEGAQGTSIDIDHGIYPYVTSSNPTAGGACVGTGLGPTVVGQGEVIGVVKAYLSRVGTGPLPTELGGVEGQTPGYDADDADEDEEELATYIRDEGGEYGTVTGRPRRVGWLDVPMLRHAARASGFTGLAVNHIDVLAGLEEVKVGHAYERDGEELLTMPPTTEQWGECEATFRTFDGWPEVDWEAVAAEGYEAIPENAQTYLEYLEDELEVPVYAVGVGPGREETVIVEDPYE, encoded by the coding sequence ATGACTGTCACCATCGTCGGGTCGCAACTCGGCGACGAAGGCAAAGGCGGCGTCGTCGACATCTACGGCGACGCTGCCGACGTCGTCGTCCGGTATCAGGGCGGCGACAACGCCGGCCACACCGTCGTCCACGACGGTGAGAAGTACAAGCTCTCTCTCGTCCCCTCCGGAGCCGTCCGGGACAAAGTCGGCGTCCTGGGTAACGGCTGTGTCGTCAACCCCGAGACGCTGTTCGAGGAGATCGATACGCTTCGCGACCGCGGCCTCGAGCCGGACGTCCGCGTCGCAGAGCGTGCCCACACTATCTTTCCCTACCACCGCGTGCTCGACGGCATCGAAGAAGACGAGAAAGACGACCTCGCCGCGGGCACGACCAAACGCGGCATCGGACCGACCTACGAGGACAAAGCGGGCCGTCGCGGTGTGCGCATCGGCGATCTGCTCGATCCCGACACGCTGCGTGAACGCCTCGAGTACGTCGTCCCACAGAAGCGAGCCCTCGCCGAGGACGTCTTCGGCGCGGAGACGGGTGAGGCATTCGACGTCGATCACCTCTTCGAGACCTACCGCGAGTACGGGAAGCGACTCGCCGAAGAGGAGATGACCGTCGACTGTGGCACCTACCTCGCCGAACGGATCGACGCGGGTGACGAGGTCATGCTCGAGGGAGCCCAGGGAACCTCGATCGACATCGACCACGGCATCTACCCCTACGTCACCTCCTCGAACCCAACCGCGGGCGGGGCCTGCGTCGGCACCGGCCTCGGCCCGACGGTCGTCGGCCAGGGCGAGGTCATCGGCGTCGTCAAGGCCTACCTCTCGCGGGTCGGCACCGGCCCGCTGCCGACGGAACTGGGTGGCGTCGAGGGACAGACCCCCGGCTACGATGCCGACGATGCCGACGAGGACGAGGAGGAACTCGCGACCTACATCCGCGACGAAGGCGGCGAGTACGGTACCGTCACCGGCCGCCCCCGCCGCGTCGGCTGGCTCGACGTCCCGATGCTTCGCCACGCCGCGCGAGCGAGCGGCTTCACCGGCCTCGCGGTCAACCACATCGACGTGCTGGCCGGTCTCGAGGAGGTCAAGGTCGGTCACGCCTACGAACGCGACGGTGAGGAGCTGCTGACGATGCCCCCAACGACCGAGCAGTGGGGCGAGTGTGAGGCTACGTTCCGCACGTTCGACGGCTGGCCCGAGGTCGACTGGGAAGCAGTCGCCGCCGAGGGCTACGAGGCGATTCCCGAGAACGCACAGACCTACCTCGAGTACTTGGAGGACGAACTCGAGGTGCCGGTCTACGCCGTCGGCGTCGGTCCCGGCCGCGAGGAGACCGTCATCGTCGAAGACCCCTACGAGTAG
- a CDS encoding DUF7527 domain-containing protein yields the protein MESRTQERVERWDSRSFGGGRDELASLAAAEFSGAVTAVGTWLFMLNGRIVGVDGGDLEDFETSGTVYDAPDPALPLLAAMKTHDGETQAKYYTNETPMSAVDETLKSGSFTGYVELSEQVLSGDYYLVYYGGRRMAAAYVGNAERLFTGEEAFERAEDEVGIYEVVDVDVDVIDLRDEAGPTDADDERQADDSTSSAASVSDGRDDSRTPSSAPEAGSTPDERSNETGGTSVTFSADPDRVPDESTASADAGRTPAEPATDDVVDEITSDVDGLAEDASEITAGTDAGTESTTEPATDATGPTEPTTEGERDDARVDDHTPADDESEAPSSATQIPGALETEPHDGTADDDCTTDATAVSGTGATSDVDSTVVTDEPDTATTSATEVDPDTDASADTDDENADDEPKAEEEKDPSELKQRFEQEKRWRKTRRIPSIDPDNTDEPESSASPRAVSEQPPSTGEGRRSNQPTEQRDTDAGNPTGTQPLSDAKPTRGRGDVDSSGDASSGTGTDASEPVRTLRARIERLEQRHEAIESQRDELAAERDRLRSENQELSATIERLESRIDDLEAELERARSASEDATATADGPRLSPAEALAETNLFVRYESKGEPTLETAHAGDADASEVSTNLRLDRHTSFDDSGAVVDGDAYEEFLATTMEYRFVDWLVDELLYEIRDTGRSGGLQDLYDAIPRIDRAELDATISLADDDTEDVPDEVTFDVVAFDKMGNPLIVAALDDARDPASRDLLAGLEEAASAVKANYPDLAAAFAVTASYFEPGALEVSERATSGGLLSRSSKLNYVNLSRKAGYHLCLAEARSGGFHVTVPEL from the coding sequence ATGGAATCGCGCACGCAGGAACGCGTCGAGCGGTGGGATTCTCGCTCGTTCGGAGGGGGTCGAGACGAACTCGCCAGCCTCGCCGCCGCCGAGTTCTCGGGTGCCGTCACTGCCGTCGGAACGTGGCTGTTCATGCTCAACGGCCGCATCGTCGGCGTCGACGGCGGCGACCTCGAGGACTTCGAGACGTCCGGGACGGTCTACGACGCGCCCGATCCGGCCTTGCCGTTGCTCGCTGCGATGAAGACCCACGACGGTGAGACGCAGGCGAAGTACTACACGAACGAGACCCCGATGTCGGCGGTCGACGAGACGCTCAAATCGGGATCGTTCACCGGATACGTCGAACTGAGCGAACAGGTGCTAAGTGGCGACTACTATCTCGTTTACTACGGCGGCCGGCGGATGGCGGCCGCCTACGTTGGCAACGCAGAGCGGCTGTTCACCGGTGAGGAGGCGTTCGAACGCGCCGAAGACGAGGTCGGCATCTACGAGGTCGTCGACGTTGACGTCGACGTGATCGACCTCCGGGACGAAGCGGGACCGACGGACGCGGACGACGAACGACAGGCCGACGACTCGACGTCGTCTGCCGCGTCGGTCAGCGACGGGAGAGACGACTCGAGGACGCCCTCGAGTGCGCCGGAGGCCGGCTCCACGCCCGATGAACGCTCGAACGAGACGGGCGGAACGTCGGTGACGTTCTCGGCAGACCCCGATCGCGTTCCGGACGAGTCCACGGCGAGTGCCGATGCCGGTCGCACCCCGGCCGAGCCCGCGACGGACGACGTGGTGGACGAGATCACGTCAGACGTCGACGGCCTCGCCGAAGACGCCTCGGAGATCACGGCCGGGACCGACGCCGGCACCGAATCGACGACCGAGCCGGCAACCGACGCCACAGGGCCGACTGAGCCGACGACGGAAGGCGAACGCGACGACGCGCGGGTCGACGACCACACTCCGGCAGACGACGAGTCGGAAGCCCCCTCGAGCGCGACCCAGATCCCTGGGGCTCTCGAGACGGAGCCACACGACGGGACGGCCGACGACGACTGTACGACCGATGCGACGGCCGTATCCGGGACCGGGGCGACTTCCGACGTCGATTCGACCGTCGTGACCGACGAACCCGATACGGCTACGACGTCTGCGACCGAGGTAGATCCCGATACCGACGCGTCCGCGGATACCGACGATGAGAACGCGGACGACGAGCCGAAAGCGGAAGAAGAGAAAGACCCCTCCGAACTCAAACAGCGATTCGAGCAGGAAAAGCGCTGGCGAAAAACCCGACGAATTCCGTCGATCGATCCGGACAACACGGACGAGCCCGAATCGAGTGCCTCCCCGCGTGCTGTGTCCGAGCAGCCACCGTCCACAGGAGAGGGACGTCGCTCGAATCAGCCGACAGAGCAACGCGATACCGACGCGGGTAACCCGACCGGAACGCAACCTCTTTCCGACGCGAAACCGACCCGAGGCCGCGGCGACGTCGACTCCAGCGGAGACGCCTCGTCGGGTACTGGCACCGACGCGTCGGAACCCGTCCGGACGCTCCGTGCGCGCATCGAACGGCTCGAGCAGCGCCACGAGGCGATCGAGTCCCAGCGCGACGAACTCGCGGCCGAACGGGATCGGCTCCGGTCGGAGAACCAGGAGCTGTCCGCGACGATCGAACGCCTCGAGTCCCGGATCGACGACCTCGAGGCAGAACTCGAGCGGGCGCGATCCGCGAGCGAGGACGCGACCGCGACGGCCGACGGTCCCCGACTCTCACCGGCCGAGGCGCTCGCGGAGACGAACCTCTTCGTCAGGTACGAGTCGAAGGGGGAGCCAACCCTCGAGACGGCACACGCGGGTGACGCCGATGCGAGCGAGGTGTCCACGAACCTCCGACTCGACAGACACACCTCGTTCGACGACTCGGGTGCCGTCGTCGACGGGGACGCCTACGAGGAGTTTCTGGCGACGACGATGGAGTACCGGTTCGTCGACTGGCTCGTCGACGAACTCCTCTACGAGATCCGTGACACCGGTCGGTCGGGAGGTCTGCAGGATCTCTACGATGCGATCCCGCGAATCGACCGGGCGGAACTGGACGCGACGATTTCGCTCGCGGACGACGACACCGAAGACGTCCCCGACGAGGTGACCTTCGACGTCGTCGCCTTCGACAAGATGGGGAACCCGTTGATCGTCGCCGCCCTCGACGACGCCCGCGATCCGGCCTCGCGGGACCTGCTTGCAGGCCTCGAGGAGGCGGCTTCGGCCGTCAAAGCGAACTATCCGGACCTCGCAGCGGCGTTTGCCGTCACTGCGAGTTACTTCGAGCCGGGCGCACTCGAGGTCTCCGAACGGGCCACGAGTGGCGGACTTCTGAGTCGGTCCTCGAAGCTCAACTACGTCAACCTCTCGCGGAAAGCAGGCTACCACCTGTGTCTCGCCGAGGCGCGCTCGGGCGGTTTTCACGTGACCGTTCCGGAGCTGTGA
- a CDS encoding UPF0058 family protein — MHKDELLELHEELVVIMEYFAEREEVDEELFEPYRELEVDPSHVHKSKSEHKHAVFVLGNALASAMSEDEFSSAGRIGKRMKELAEDAESKI, encoded by the coding sequence ATGCATAAGGACGAACTTCTGGAGCTACACGAGGAACTGGTGGTCATCATGGAGTACTTCGCCGAGCGCGAGGAGGTCGACGAGGAGTTATTCGAACCCTACCGCGAACTCGAGGTCGACCCGTCGCACGTCCACAAATCAAAAAGCGAGCACAAACACGCCGTCTTCGTGCTCGGGAACGCCCTGGCGAGTGCGATGAGCGAAGACGAGTTCTCGAGCGCCGGACGGATCGGCAAGCGGATGAAAGAGCTCGCCGAGGACGCCGAATCGAAGATCTAG
- a CDS encoding ABC transporter ATP-binding protein yields the protein MANGNLLTTAADEPVETSSPEIETVLELDGVEKRYGGERVITELSLSVRDGEILTLLGPSGCGKTTTLRLISGLERPNGGEVRLRGTSVAGNGTFVPPEDRGVGVVFQEFALFPHLTARENVAFGLKEWDETDREDRVDELLELVGLADHGEQYPDELSGGQQQRVALARSLAPEPEMLLLDEPFSNLDVDLRVEMREEVRRIIKEAGVTAISVTHDQEEALSISDRVAVMCDGEIEQIDRPEQVFQQPESRFVAGFLGHASFLSGRVHGDHVDTSLGRVLREKVHGLTAEYDGTAVDLLVRPDDVTAYPATGEEADGTVVYRRYLGPTVLYRVELDSGDVIECMHNHSDRLELDERVAVRVTADHELAWFPAGQRDGTESVGAD from the coding sequence ATGGCAAACGGGAACCTCCTCACGACGGCTGCCGACGAACCGGTCGAGACGAGTTCGCCGGAGATCGAGACCGTCCTCGAGCTCGACGGTGTCGAGAAACGCTACGGCGGCGAACGAGTCATCACGGAGCTTTCGCTGTCGGTCCGTGACGGAGAGATTCTCACCCTGCTCGGGCCGTCCGGCTGTGGAAAGACCACGACGTTGCGTCTCATCTCCGGACTCGAGCGGCCAAACGGCGGCGAGGTTCGGCTCCGCGGGACCTCAGTCGCCGGCAACGGCACGTTCGTCCCGCCGGAGGACCGCGGCGTTGGCGTCGTCTTCCAGGAGTTCGCGCTGTTTCCTCACCTCACCGCCCGCGAGAACGTCGCGTTCGGGCTCAAAGAGTGGGACGAGACCGATCGCGAGGATCGCGTCGACGAACTGCTCGAGCTGGTCGGGCTGGCCGACCACGGCGAGCAGTATCCCGACGAACTCTCCGGCGGCCAGCAACAGCGGGTCGCACTCGCCCGCTCGCTCGCGCCCGAACCGGAGATGCTGTTGCTCGACGAACCGTTCTCGAACTTGGACGTCGACCTCCGGGTGGAGATGCGCGAGGAAGTGCGCCGCATCATCAAAGAAGCCGGCGTCACCGCGATCTCGGTCACCCACGACCAGGAGGAAGCGCTGTCGATCTCCGACCGCGTCGCCGTCATGTGCGACGGCGAGATCGAGCAGATCGACCGTCCGGAACAGGTCTTTCAACAGCCCGAATCCCGGTTCGTCGCCGGCTTTCTCGGCCACGCGAGCTTTCTCTCCGGGCGGGTCCACGGCGATCACGTCGACACGTCGCTTGGACGGGTGCTTCGCGAGAAGGTCCACGGCCTCACCGCGGAGTACGACGGTACGGCCGTCGACTTGCTCGTCCGCCCCGACGACGTGACGGCGTACCCTGCAACTGGCGAGGAGGCCGACGGCACGGTCGTCTACCGGCGCTATCTCGGTCCGACGGTCCTCTATCGGGTCGAACTCGACTCCGGCGACGTCATCGAGTGTATGCACAACCACTCGGACCGACTCGAACTCGACGAACGCGTCGCCGTCCGGGTCACCGCCGATCACGAACTCGCCTGGTTCCCCGCCGGGCAACGCGACGGGACCGAGTCGGTCGGTGCGGACTGA
- a CDS encoding DUF5793 family protein codes for MRREHFTLDVSNVDWIDTDGEPRKPSVSIDFTGPESMLRERLTGSDGEVLEAAETDVALRLQEPLDEDASGVVSVTDRITGEFILELNEDAENVLQFIRAARSYGEAASEDDGRYVVTITLDGEEFVTYDKRTFLVYDDEGDLLRQHSLIPSGVEL; via the coding sequence ATGAGGCGCGAGCACTTCACGCTGGACGTCAGCAACGTCGACTGGATCGATACCGACGGGGAACCACGAAAGCCGTCGGTATCGATCGACTTTACGGGCCCGGAGTCGATGCTTCGCGAGCGCCTCACAGGCAGCGACGGCGAGGTTCTCGAGGCTGCCGAGACGGACGTCGCGTTGCGTCTGCAAGAGCCGCTGGACGAGGACGCGTCGGGTGTCGTTAGCGTCACCGACCGGATCACGGGCGAGTTCATCCTCGAGCTCAACGAAGACGCCGAGAACGTCCTGCAGTTCATTCGTGCGGCGCGAAGTTACGGTGAGGCTGCGTCCGAAGACGACGGCCGCTACGTGGTGACGATCACCCTCGATGGCGAGGAGTTCGTCACCTACGACAAGCGGACGTTTCTGGTCTACGACGACGAGGGCGATCTCTTGCGCCAACACAGCCTGATCCCAAGCGGCGTCGAGCTCTAG